Proteins found in one Streptomyces akebiae genomic segment:
- a CDS encoding ABC transporter ATP-binding protein, which yields MTDTTGRDSAREEPAFRLEGLHKVFGDYTAADHVDLTVRPGSFYGLVGPNGAGKTTTLSMAVGLLRPDAGTAKVHGVDIWEEPLKARRLLGVLPDGLAMPERLTGRELLTYLGQLHGLDAGEVDRRADELLAVMELDGSAERTLVVDYSTGMRKKVGLATALLHAPRMLVLDEPFEAVDPVSAATIKQILRRFVDRGGSVLISSHVMALVEELCDTVGVMARGRVVAEGPLDDVRGGRTLEETFVDLVGVTIGGGEGLSWLAS from the coding sequence ATGACGGACACGACCGGTAGGGACTCGGCGAGAGAGGAACCCGCGTTCCGCCTCGAGGGCCTGCACAAGGTGTTCGGGGACTACACGGCGGCGGATCACGTGGATCTCACCGTGCGGCCCGGCTCCTTCTACGGACTTGTCGGACCGAACGGAGCGGGCAAGACCACCACCCTCTCGATGGCCGTCGGCCTCCTCCGGCCCGACGCGGGCACGGCCAAGGTCCACGGCGTCGACATCTGGGAGGAGCCGCTGAAGGCGCGCCGCTTGCTGGGTGTCCTGCCCGACGGGCTGGCCATGCCCGAGCGGCTCACCGGCCGTGAACTGCTCACCTACCTCGGCCAGTTACACGGACTCGACGCCGGCGAGGTGGACCGCCGCGCCGACGAGCTGCTCGCTGTCATGGAGCTCGACGGTTCCGCCGAACGCACCCTGGTGGTGGACTACTCCACCGGTATGCGCAAGAAGGTCGGACTGGCCACGGCCCTGCTGCACGCCCCCCGGATGCTGGTGCTCGACGAGCCCTTCGAGGCGGTCGACCCGGTCTCCGCCGCCACCATCAAGCAGATCCTGCGGCGGTTCGTCGACCGCGGCGGTTCGGTGCTGATCTCCAGCCACGTCATGGCACTCGTCGAAGAGCTGTGCGACACCGTCGGCGTGATGGCCCGGGGCCGCGTCGTCGCGGAGGGGCCGCTGGACGACGTGCGCGGCGGCCGCACGCTCGAGGAGACCTTCGTCGACCTGGTCGGCGTGACGATCGGCGGCGGGGAGGGACTGTCGTGGTTGGCGTCCTGA